In a single window of the uncultured Erythrobacter sp. genome:
- a CDS encoding acyl-CoA desaturase: MSATQGEAADGAFKVNSLSGLERADAGSGRLVWDWPRSIWNMSFIVAAIVLGPLFFSWSGVAVFLVLSGFTLCVGHSVGFHRRLIHRTFDCPKWLERIMVYVGVLVGMGGPLWTVGLHDIRDWAQRQENCHWFLRHAKPALADGFYYLNFRLIFDKPPQFDAGPGVSDDPFYIFLQRTWMLHQIPVALILFWIGGWSWVVWGVVVRVAVCFTMHWYIAHVAHRRGHQDWFVEDAAVQGYNIGWLAIPTMGESWHCNHHAFPASARHGLYPGQIDWGYDFIRLLALLGLAKNIQLPANLPARPSITPLTVRALSIAAPEQAEYSRNRNSD; this comes from the coding sequence ATGAGCGCAACCCAAGGCGAAGCCGCAGACGGCGCGTTCAAAGTGAACTCACTGTCGGGGTTGGAGCGGGCTGATGCGGGCAGCGGCAGGCTGGTCTGGGATTGGCCGCGTTCAATCTGGAACATGAGTTTTATTGTTGCCGCGATAGTCCTCGGACCATTATTCTTCTCATGGAGCGGAGTTGCAGTCTTCCTTGTTCTCTCTGGCTTTACACTATGTGTTGGCCATTCTGTCGGGTTTCACCGCCGCCTGATCCACCGCACTTTTGACTGCCCCAAATGGCTCGAACGGATAATGGTCTATGTCGGGGTTTTGGTTGGCATGGGAGGACCGCTCTGGACGGTCGGCCTTCACGATATCCGCGACTGGGCGCAGAGGCAGGAAAATTGCCACTGGTTCCTCAGACACGCCAAACCTGCGCTGGCTGACGGATTCTATTATCTCAACTTCAGGCTGATCTTTGACAAGCCGCCCCAGTTCGATGCTGGACCAGGCGTCTCCGATGATCCCTTCTACATATTTTTGCAGCGCACCTGGATGCTCCATCAAATACCTGTCGCCTTGATACTGTTCTGGATCGGCGGTTGGTCGTGGGTGGTCTGGGGTGTCGTTGTAAGGGTCGCAGTGTGCTTTACCATGCACTGGTACATTGCCCATGTCGCGCACCGCAGAGGGCATCAGGACTGGTTCGTCGAAGACGCTGCTGTGCAAGGCTATAATATCGGCTGGCTTGCGATCCCGACGATGGGCGAAAGCTGGCATTGCAACCATCACGCCTTTCCGGCCTCGGCGCGCCATGGACTATATCCGGGCCAAATTGACTGGGGTTATGATTTCATCAGGCTGCTAGCCTTGTTGGGACTGGCCAAGAATATCCAGCTCCCCGCAAACCTTCCTGCAAGGCCGTCCATTACGCCTCTGACTGTACGTGCATTGAGCATCGCTGCGCCTGAACAGGCGGAGTACTCACGAAATCGGAATTCAGACTGA
- a CDS encoding PilZ domain-containing protein codes for MTEGGDTAIRNDPRQAHRASLMLRRAKLVCQSGEYLCLIRDVSELGVGLGFMHDVPPEPRTLLQLANELTYPIERVWTGKRQAGFRFGAEVTLDEFLRENSQFESRPLRLQMSAPVRLGEGRDVYDARLLDLSCEGAKFTSSVELPEGKLVTFDLEGLPPQLGQVRWVEGKRHGLRFQQPVTTEELAACALHLQPFDQTRSRGFSQLLAKARAA; via the coding sequence ATGACCGAGGGTGGTGACACCGCAATCCGCAATGATCCACGGCAAGCGCATCGCGCATCATTGATGCTGCGCCGGGCAAAGCTGGTGTGTCAGAGCGGCGAATATCTGTGCCTGATCCGCGATGTGTCCGAATTGGGTGTAGGGCTGGGCTTCATGCACGATGTCCCGCCCGAACCGCGCACATTGCTGCAGCTCGCCAACGAACTGACCTATCCGATCGAGCGCGTATGGACCGGAAAGCGGCAGGCGGGTTTCCGCTTTGGCGCCGAAGTGACACTCGACGAATTCCTGCGCGAAAATTCTCAATTTGAAAGCCGACCATTGCGCTTGCAGATGTCGGCTCCTGTGCGGCTTGGCGAAGGGCGCGATGTCTATGATGCCCGGCTGCTCGACCTGTCCTGCGAAGGCGCGAAGTTCACCTCCTCGGTCGAATTGCCCGAAGGCAAGCTGGTGACATTCGACCTTGAAGGCCTGCCCCCACAGCTGGGCCAAGTGCGCTGGGTCGAAGGCAAGCGCCACGGATTGCGCTTCCAGCAACCGGTCACAACCGAAGAACTCGCCGCCTGCGCGCTGCATCTGCAACCGTTCGACCAGACCCGCTCACGCGGCTTCTCACAATTGCTGGCAAAGGCGCGGGCTGCTTAA
- the phbB gene encoding acetoacetyl-CoA reductase, with product MSRVAIVTGGTRGIGEAICQRLKRQGHTVIANYGGNDDAARAFTEGTGIPAHKWDVGDHEACLEGCAKVAEEYGEVDIVINNAGITRDGTLHKMSYDDWHDVMRVNLGGCFNMAKATFPGMRERKWGRIVNIGSINGQAGQYGQVNYAAAKSGIHGFTKALAQEGAKFGVTVNAIAPGYIDTDMVAAVPENVLEKIVAGIPVGRLGQAEEIARGVAFFTSNNGAFMTGSTMSINGGQHMY from the coding sequence ATGAGTCGAGTCGCCATTGTCACCGGAGGAACCCGCGGGATCGGAGAGGCTATCTGCCAACGCCTCAAACGGCAGGGCCACACGGTCATCGCCAATTATGGCGGCAATGACGATGCCGCGCGCGCCTTTACCGAGGGAACCGGCATTCCCGCGCACAAATGGGATGTCGGCGATCACGAGGCCTGCCTTGAAGGCTGCGCCAAAGTGGCCGAGGAATATGGCGAGGTTGATATCGTCATCAACAATGCCGGGATTACCCGCGACGGCACGCTCCACAAGATGAGCTATGATGACTGGCATGATGTCATGCGCGTCAATCTGGGCGGGTGCTTCAACATGGCCAAGGCAACCTTCCCCGGCATGCGTGAGCGCAAGTGGGGCCGGATCGTCAATATCGGATCGATCAATGGTCAGGCGGGACAATATGGCCAGGTCAATTACGCCGCCGCCAAGTCCGGCATTCACGGCTTTACCAAGGCACTGGCGCAGGAAGGCGCGAAGTTCGGCGTAACCGTCAACGCCATTGCTCCGGGCTATATCGACACCGATATGGTCGCTGCCGTGCCTGAGAATGTGCTGGAAAAGATCGTCGCAGGCATCCCCGTCGGGCGTCTGGGTCAGGCCGAGGAAATCGCGCGCGGCGTCGCCTTCTTTACCTCCAACAACGGTGCCTTCATGACCGGATCGACCATGAGCATCAATGGCGGCCAGCATATGTATTGA
- a CDS encoding DUF3576 domain-containing protein translates to MAAPLAALGLLAACGGNERPTTELAASQVNTIGVNAYLWRGALETLSFAPLASADSAGGVIVTDWYANPNNPNERVKVTVTILDQDLRADALRVSASRQVAQGGGWVDAPVQAATVQKLEDIILTKARDLRRKAVAS, encoded by the coding sequence ATTGCCGCTCCGCTGGCTGCACTCGGTCTGCTTGCCGCATGCGGCGGAAACGAGCGCCCGACAACTGAGCTTGCAGCCTCGCAGGTCAACACGATCGGGGTCAACGCTTACCTATGGCGCGGTGCGCTTGAAACACTCAGCTTTGCGCCTCTCGCGTCGGCTGACAGCGCAGGCGGCGTGATCGTGACTGACTGGTACGCCAATCCCAACAACCCCAATGAGCGGGTCAAGGTGACGGTGACGATCCTCGATCAGGATCTTCGCGCCGATGCTTTGCGGGTTTCGGCCAGCCGTCAGGTTGCGCAGGGCGGAGGCTGGGTCGATGCGCCGGTTCAGGCCGCGACCGTGCAGAAGCTCGAAGACATTATTCTCACCAAGGCGCGCGATCTGCGGCGCAAGGCCGTCGCTTCGTAA
- the leuS gene encoding leucine--tRNA ligase, translating to MTDTRFDPSQADGRWQRAWDEAGTFTADSDSEKPKSYILEMFPYPSGRIHMGHVRNYTMGDVLARYKKMQGFEVLHPMGWDAFGMPAENAAMEKKVHPGSWTRSNIEAMKAQLKRIGFALDWTREFATCDPEYYGHEQALFLDMYEAGLVYRRSSEVNWDPVDMTVLANEQVIDGKGWRSGAEVEKRKLDQWFLKITDFAEDLLDGLGDLKDWPDKVRLMQENWIGKSQGLEFSFELSSGEKLPVYTTRPDTIFGASFVAVAADHPVAQALAGDPAVRSFIEECKRGATTAAALETAEKLGFRTEITAKHPFTGAPMPVFIANFVLMDYGTGAVMGVPGHDQRDFEFATKYELPILRVIASDPAQADAPMGDEAEPGDGVCVNSDFLDGKSVEDAKADVINRAESGGWGEGTTVWRLRDWGISRQRYWGTPIPFIHCAKCDIVPVPKDQLPVTLPDDVDFDTPGNPLERHPSWKHTTCPKCGGDAVRETDTLDTFTNSSWYFLRFASQPEGAPFDPEEIAKWMPVQHYIGGIEHAILHLLYARFWTRALAHIGKFDVKEPFAALFTQGMVTHETYSVMDGAEEGVQDANRLRFVSPAEVENRDGKMFEAETGRPIISGRVVKMSKSKKNVVDPDNIIEKYGADAVRWFMLSDSPPERDLPWSEAGIEGCWRFVQRLWRLFSERGFGGAGADSFEDEALDRKVHQTVAAVSADIEALAFNKAVARIYELTAAIEKAKYSSSRTNALAELMLLISPMMPHLAEEARSQFHLGTGLVAEDAWPKVDEAMLVEKEVTIAVQHMGKLRDTLTAPKGASKEDLEALALASEKVQRSLDGAEVRKVIVVPDRLVNIVT from the coding sequence ATGACCGACACCCGATTCGATCCGTCGCAAGCTGACGGGCGCTGGCAGCGCGCGTGGGACGAGGCTGGTACTTTTACCGCCGATTCTGACAGCGAAAAGCCCAAGAGCTACATCCTTGAGATGTTCCCCTATCCATCGGGGCGCATCCATATGGGGCATGTGCGCAATTACACGATGGGCGACGTCCTCGCGCGCTACAAGAAGATGCAAGGCTTCGAAGTGCTCCACCCGATGGGCTGGGACGCGTTCGGGATGCCTGCTGAAAACGCCGCGATGGAGAAAAAGGTCCATCCCGGCAGCTGGACCCGCTCGAATATCGAGGCGATGAAGGCGCAGCTCAAACGGATCGGCTTCGCGCTCGACTGGACCCGCGAGTTTGCCACCTGCGACCCTGAATATTACGGCCACGAACAGGCGCTGTTCCTCGACATGTACGAGGCGGGGCTGGTTTATCGCCGATCATCCGAGGTGAACTGGGACCCGGTCGATATGACCGTGCTCGCCAATGAGCAGGTGATCGACGGCAAGGGCTGGCGCTCGGGCGCGGAGGTCGAAAAGCGCAAGCTCGACCAGTGGTTCCTCAAGATCACCGACTTTGCCGAAGACCTGCTCGATGGGCTGGGTGACCTGAAAGACTGGCCCGACAAGGTCCGTCTGATGCAGGAAAACTGGATCGGCAAGTCGCAGGGGCTGGAATTCTCGTTTGAACTTTCGAGCGGCGAGAAGCTGCCGGTCTACACTACGCGGCCTGACACGATCTTCGGCGCGAGCTTTGTCGCCGTCGCCGCTGACCATCCGGTCGCGCAGGCGCTGGCGGGTGATCCGGCGGTCCGAAGCTTCATCGAGGAATGCAAGCGCGGCGCGACCACCGCCGCGGCGCTGGAAACGGCGGAGAAGCTGGGCTTCCGCACCGAGATCACGGCCAAGCATCCCTTCACTGGCGCGCCCATGCCGGTCTTCATCGCGAACTTCGTGCTGATGGATTACGGCACCGGCGCGGTCATGGGCGTTCCGGGCCACGACCAGCGCGATTTCGAGTTCGCGACCAAATACGAGCTGCCGATCCTGCGCGTCATTGCGAGCGATCCGGCGCAGGCCGATGCTCCGATGGGCGACGAGGCCGAGCCGGGCGACGGCGTGTGCGTCAACTCGGACTTCCTCGATGGCAAATCGGTCGAAGATGCCAAAGCCGACGTTATCAACCGCGCGGAAAGTGGCGGATGGGGCGAAGGCACCACCGTTTGGCGGCTGCGTGACTGGGGCATTTCTCGGCAGCGCTATTGGGGTACTCCGATCCCCTTCATCCACTGCGCGAAATGCGACATCGTGCCGGTTCCCAAGGACCAGCTTCCGGTCACTCTGCCCGATGACGTCGATTTCGACACGCCCGGCAACCCGCTTGAGCGCCACCCCTCGTGGAAGCACACCACCTGCCCCAAATGCGGCGGAGACGCTGTGCGCGAGACCGACACGCTCGACACCTTCACCAATTCCAGCTGGTACTTCCTGCGCTTTGCCAGCCAGCCCGAGGGCGCGCCCTTCGATCCCGAAGAGATCGCCAAATGGATGCCGGTGCAGCACTATATTGGCGGGATCGAGCATGCGATCCTGCACCTGCTCTACGCCCGGTTCTGGACCCGCGCGCTGGCCCATATCGGCAAGTTCGATGTGAAGGAGCCGTTCGCGGCGCTCTTTACGCAGGGCATGGTGACGCATGAGACTTATTCGGTGATGGATGGTGCGGAAGAAGGTGTCCAAGACGCTAACCGGTTACGATTCGTGAGTCCGGCAGAGGTCGAAAACCGCGACGGTAAAATGTTTGAGGCCGAGACAGGTCGGCCCATCATATCAGGCCGTGTCGTCAAGATGTCGAAGTCGAAGAAAAACGTCGTCGACCCCGACAATATCATCGAGAAATACGGCGCAGATGCGGTGCGCTGGTTCATGCTGTCCGACAGCCCGCCCGAGCGCGACCTTCCATGGTCCGAAGCCGGAATCGAAGGCTGCTGGCGCTTTGTCCAGCGCCTGTGGCGTCTGTTTTCAGAACGCGGTTTCGGCGGCGCCGGTGCCGATTCGTTCGAGGACGAGGCGCTTGACCGCAAGGTTCACCAGACCGTCGCAGCCGTGTCCGCCGATATCGAGGCGCTTGCCTTTAACAAGGCGGTTGCGCGGATTTACGAGCTGACCGCAGCGATCGAGAAGGCGAAGTATTCGTCCAGCCGCACCAATGCGCTGGCCGAGCTGATGCTGCTGATTTCTCCGATGATGCCGCATCTGGCAGAGGAAGCGCGCAGCCAGTTCCATCTGGGAACCGGACTGGTCGCCGAAGACGCTTGGCCCAAAGTCGACGAAGCCATGCTGGTCGAGAAGGAAGTGACCATCGCCGTCCAACATATGGGCAAGCTGCGCGACACGCTCACCGCACCAAAAGGCGCTTCGAAGGAAGATCTCGAAGCGCTTGCGCTTGCCTCCGAGAAGGTTCAGCGTTCGCTTGACGGGGCTGAAGTGAGGAAGGTGATCGTCGTGCCCGACCGGCTGGTGAATATCGTAACGTGA
- the lptE gene encoding LPS assembly lipoprotein LptE produces MAAPLSGCGLQPMYGGGASSGVAQGLAVVDVPAIPGRDGWLVRKALRDRLGVANSGRGETTPQYRLDVRLDDSLEALGVLNDDTISRERRILRARYQLIDLATGEILLDATAGSDAGIDVVSSEYATIAAEQTALENLARDVAGRMTTRIALTLRERERSNERASESGAQ; encoded by the coding sequence ATGGCTGCTCCCCTGTCAGGGTGCGGGTTGCAGCCGATGTATGGCGGCGGCGCTTCCTCGGGCGTGGCTCAGGGTCTTGCGGTGGTTGATGTGCCTGCAATCCCCGGACGCGATGGCTGGTTGGTGCGCAAGGCTTTGCGCGACCGGCTTGGAGTCGCCAATTCGGGGCGAGGCGAGACAACTCCGCAATACAGGCTCGATGTGCGGCTCGACGATTCGCTCGAAGCTTTGGGCGTGCTTAACGATGACACGATCAGCCGCGAACGCCGCATCCTACGCGCGCGCTATCAGCTCATTGACCTTGCGACTGGCGAGATCCTGCTTGACGCGACCGCCGGATCGGATGCTGGGATCGACGTGGTTTCCAGCGAATATGCCACAATTGCCGCTGAACAAACCGCGCTGGAGAACCTCGCGCGCGATGTCGCAGGGCGGATGACGACGCGGATTGCGCTCACTCTTCGTGAAAGAGAGCGTTCCAATGAGCGCGCCAGTGAGTCTGGGGCCCAGTGA
- a CDS encoding DNA polymerase III subunit delta, whose product MKAKHTEFARGIPKSASQASIFFFCGPDEAGASAAAEKIVKALPDAGERLDISGGDLKRDPAMLGDEARSGSLFGDTRHLWVRANGDEAHDAVKALIETSDAGAGDAAPVLIVATSATDKSRTAKLLEKRKDALVAMFYPPDLMSVAASVRAMGDAAGLRLGGDLAERIARAAGLDVRLAQSEVDKLALYMDASAQAPKTASPEDYGEIGAATEEDGFGPVVNAVLGGDLGKLSGEIKRIKELGLNPVGLLLALERRTAQLALISAKLGPRGSIENLGRGEKAQLGIFWKEERDIRAQLSIWQRPAARGGKESRLDRLIPRLIGLHQSLLANSQAAELLLAQDLAEIARYAARR is encoded by the coding sequence GTGAAGGCCAAGCACACCGAATTCGCGCGCGGCATTCCCAAGTCCGCAAGCCAAGCCTCTATTTTCTTCTTTTGCGGTCCTGACGAAGCGGGGGCATCGGCTGCGGCTGAGAAAATCGTCAAAGCGCTGCCCGATGCGGGCGAGCGGCTCGACATTTCCGGCGGCGATCTGAAGCGCGACCCCGCCATGCTGGGCGATGAAGCGCGCTCGGGATCATTGTTTGGCGACACGCGGCATCTTTGGGTGCGCGCCAATGGCGATGAAGCGCATGATGCGGTCAAGGCGCTGATCGAGACTTCGGATGCGGGTGCGGGAGATGCCGCTCCGGTCCTGATCGTCGCCACCTCGGCGACCGACAAATCGCGCACCGCGAAATTGCTCGAAAAGCGCAAGGATGCGCTGGTGGCGATGTTCTATCCGCCCGATCTGATGAGCGTTGCCGCCTCGGTCCGCGCAATGGGCGATGCGGCGGGTCTGCGGCTGGGCGGTGATCTGGCCGAAAGGATCGCGCGCGCGGCAGGCCTCGATGTGCGGCTCGCGCAGTCAGAGGTCGACAAGCTCGCGCTCTATATGGACGCCTCGGCGCAGGCTCCCAAAACCGCCTCGCCCGAAGATTACGGCGAAATCGGCGCGGCGACCGAAGAGGACGGGTTCGGGCCAGTGGTGAACGCGGTTCTGGGCGGCGATCTGGGGAAGCTTTCGGGCGAGATCAAGCGGATCAAGGAGTTGGGCCTCAACCCTGTCGGGCTGTTGCTTGCGCTTGAGAGGCGTACCGCGCAGCTCGCCCTGATCAGCGCAAAGCTTGGCCCGCGCGGCTCGATTGAAAATCTCGGACGCGGGGAAAAGGCGCAGCTGGGAATTTTCTGGAAGGAAGAGCGCGATATTCGCGCGCAGCTTTCGATCTGGCAGCGCCCCGCTGCACGCGGCGGCAAGGAAAGCCGCCTCGACCGGCTGATTCCGCGTCTGATCGGACTGCACCAAAGCCTGCTCGCCAACAGTCAGGCGGCGGAACTGCTGCTAGCTCAAGACCTTGCGGAAATCGCAAGATATGCCGCCAGACGGTAG
- a CDS encoding exopolysaccharide biosynthesis polyprenyl glycosylphosphotransferase, with the protein MNKQTGQLLEGAQADNVDHKVAPSLERRRLRAYAALLLVDALVLHLAFALAGLLYEGLWWYPRNMLAIQTMLPVFFTIALYNRTYGAKSLGDWMFASRQALTALLLSAALLNFVAFYTKSNAQFSRVSVTLGLILSGVAIVAVRRLMPIAINKFWGGRTQNSLIIKDGGPDFELDNSLSISADEFELDPTSHDPYMFDRLGKLLQNQDKVVISTPRERREEWAFLLKSAGVYGEIVSEPAHVLGTVGVHRYEQQGRTTLVVSTGPLGLRSRISKRLFDIVLAGGALVLLSPVFLYAALRIKLEDGGPILFVQQRVGRGNKFFNMLKFRSMKMGKNDAKGDRSTGREDDRITKVGGMIRRTSIDELPQLINVLRGDMSIVGPRPHALGSRANNKYFWEVDAQYWQRHCLKPGLTGLAQVRGHRGATEQEKDLTDRLQSDLEYISGWSLRRDLEIVFRTVFVLKHDNAF; encoded by the coding sequence ATGAACAAGCAGACCGGGCAACTTCTTGAAGGTGCCCAAGCAGACAATGTTGACCACAAGGTCGCGCCCTCGCTGGAGCGGCGGCGTCTGCGCGCCTATGCGGCGCTCTTGCTGGTCGATGCACTCGTGTTGCATCTCGCCTTTGCGCTGGCTGGCCTGCTTTATGAAGGGCTGTGGTGGTATCCGCGCAATATGCTCGCCATTCAGACGATGCTGCCGGTGTTCTTCACCATTGCGCTTTACAACCGGACTTATGGTGCAAAGTCGCTGGGCGACTGGATGTTCGCGTCAAGACAGGCGTTGACCGCTCTGTTGCTCTCGGCAGCCTTGCTCAACTTCGTGGCATTCTACACCAAGTCAAACGCACAGTTCAGCCGTGTTTCTGTGACATTGGGTCTGATCCTGTCGGGCGTCGCGATCGTCGCTGTGCGGCGTTTGATGCCAATCGCGATCAACAAGTTTTGGGGCGGTCGCACGCAAAACAGCCTGATTATCAAGGATGGCGGTCCCGATTTCGAGCTGGATAATTCGCTCTCGATTTCGGCAGACGAATTCGAGCTCGATCCCACCAGCCACGATCCCTACATGTTCGACCGGCTGGGCAAGCTGCTGCAAAATCAGGACAAGGTGGTTATCTCGACTCCAAGGGAGCGGCGCGAGGAGTGGGCGTTCCTGCTCAAATCTGCGGGCGTCTATGGCGAGATTGTCAGCGAGCCAGCGCATGTCCTGGGCACGGTTGGCGTGCACCGCTATGAACAGCAGGGTCGCACAACTTTGGTCGTATCGACCGGCCCGTTGGGGCTGCGCTCGCGGATTTCGAAGCGCCTGTTCGACATTGTGCTTGCAGGCGGCGCGCTGGTGCTGCTCTCTCCAGTCTTCCTTTACGCTGCCTTGCGTATCAAGCTGGAGGATGGCGGTCCGATCCTGTTCGTTCAGCAGCGCGTGGGCCGCGGAAACAAGTTCTTCAATATGCTCAAATTCCGCTCGATGAAGATGGGCAAAAACGACGCCAAGGGCGACCGTTCGACAGGGCGCGAAGACGACCGCATCACCAAAGTCGGCGGAATGATCCGCCGCACCAGCATCGACGAGCTGCCGCAGCTCATCAATGTGCTGCGCGGAGATATGTCGATCGTCGGCCCGCGTCCGCATGCTTTGGGCAGCCGCGCGAACAACAAGTATTTCTGGGAAGTCGACGCGCAATACTGGCAGCGTCATTGCCTCAAGCCCGGCCTTACCGGCCTTGCGCAAGTGCGCGGCCATCGCGGCGCGACCGAGCAAGAGAAAGACTTGACTGACCGGCTCCAGTCGGACCTTGAATATATCTCCGGCTGGTCGCTGCGGCGCGATCTCGAGATCGTGTTCCGTACCGTTTTCGTGCTGAAGCACGATAACGCGTTTTAG
- a CDS encoding LptA/OstA family protein, producing the protein MKKLATIAALWAVGGFALTAIVTSEMEAEAQAISAHNTNAPVTFDAGNIALDDRANRVVLTGGVVVNQSGLTVRSNRMLANYSDDGSLDIERITANGGVVVTRGNERASGDVAVYDFGRRIITMAGNVSLSRGGDTLSGGRLVIDLASGRSTVDGRSSGGTPGTEGSDGRVRGTFSVSGGE; encoded by the coding sequence ATGAAGAAATTGGCCACAATCGCAGCGCTTTGGGCGGTCGGAGGCTTCGCGCTCACCGCAATCGTGACGAGCGAGATGGAAGCCGAGGCGCAGGCGATTTCCGCGCACAATACCAATGCGCCGGTGACGTTCGATGCGGGCAATATCGCGCTTGATGACCGTGCGAACCGCGTGGTGCTGACCGGCGGAGTCGTGGTCAACCAATCGGGCCTGACAGTGCGCTCGAACAGGATGCTCGCCAACTATTCCGATGACGGATCACTCGATATCGAGCGCATCACCGCCAATGGCGGCGTGGTCGTGACACGCGGCAATGAACGCGCGAGCGGCGATGTCGCTGTCTATGACTTTGGCCGCCGGATCATCACCATGGCCGGCAATGTCAGTCTCAGCCGCGGCGGCGACACGCTCAGCGGCGGAAGGCTGGTGATTGACCTCGCCAGCGGGCGTTCAACGGTTGATGGCCGCTCCAGCGGCGGCACACCGGGCACCGAGGGATCGGACGGCCGCGTGCGCGGGACTTTCAGCGTTTCGGGTGGTGAGTAG
- a CDS encoding LPS export ABC transporter periplasmic protein LptC, translating to MVIKRRIETSEAKELRNKRQHFAAPGGSHDKLVGFLARVLPMGVGVLAALMVITPLSPRGEVSFLLDRNEVDVIDERLSVDNAMYRGRDAIGRPFSLTAGEAVQRSSAEGKVRMEDLMAQLLLEDGPAQLSAPGGVYDIDADIVAVNGELRLRTADGYEMTASGVSFDLDNRLMLGEGRVEGAIPAGTFSADTMRTDVDARRITLDGNARLTLIPGQLRMP from the coding sequence ATGGTCATCAAGCGCCGCATCGAAACCAGCGAAGCAAAGGAACTGCGCAACAAGCGTCAGCACTTTGCCGCGCCGGGCGGAAGCCACGACAAGCTTGTCGGCTTCCTTGCGCGCGTGTTGCCGATGGGCGTGGGCGTGCTGGCCGCATTGATGGTCATCACACCGCTTTCCCCGCGCGGCGAGGTCAGTTTCCTGCTCGACCGCAATGAAGTCGACGTGATCGACGAACGGCTGAGCGTCGACAATGCCATGTATCGCGGGCGAGACGCTATTGGCCGTCCTTTCTCTCTGACTGCAGGCGAAGCGGTTCAGCGGTCGAGCGCGGAAGGCAAGGTGCGGATGGAGGATCTGATGGCGCAATTGCTGCTTGAAGACGGTCCCGCGCAGCTTTCTGCTCCGGGAGGCGTCTATGACATCGACGCCGATATCGTCGCTGTGAATGGCGAGCTGCGGCTGCGCACCGCCGATGGCTATGAAATGACCGCGAGCGGGGTCAGTTTCGACCTCGACAATCGTCTGATGCTTGGCGAAGGCAGGGTCGAAGGCGCAATACCGGCGGGGACATTCTCTGCCGACACAATGCGCACCGATGTCGATGCGCGCAGGATTACTCTGGATGGCAATGCCCGGTTGACGCTGATCCCGGGCCAGTTGAGGATGCCGTGA
- a CDS encoding ribonuclease D codes for MTVHFHEEDLPEGVLQGTAPLAVDTETMGLITHRDRLCVVQISDGSGDEHLVRFSPGSTYEAPNLTALLADESRLKLYHFARFDLAAIQYYLGVMAAPVFCTKIASKLVRTYTDRHGLKNLTDELLNESMSKQQQSSDWGGPDINDAQRDYAASDVRFLHRLRDELAVRLEREGRTELAQSCFDFLPTRALLDIAGWDGRDIFSHNEGFYA; via the coding sequence ATGACAGTCCATTTCCACGAAGAAGACCTGCCCGAAGGCGTGCTGCAAGGCACCGCCCCGCTTGCGGTCGACACCGAGACCATGGGTCTCATCACTCACCGCGACCGGCTTTGCGTGGTCCAGATCAGCGATGGTTCGGGCGACGAGCACCTTGTGCGCTTTTCGCCTGGCAGCACCTATGAAGCGCCCAACCTGACCGCTTTGCTGGCGGATGAGAGCAGGCTGAAGCTTTACCACTTCGCGCGTTTCGATCTGGCGGCGATCCAGTATTATCTGGGCGTGATGGCCGCGCCGGTGTTCTGCACCAAGATCGCGAGCAAGCTGGTGCGCACTTACACCGACCGGCATGGCCTCAAAAACCTGACCGATGAACTGCTCAACGAGAGCATGTCAAAGCAGCAGCAGTCGAGCGATTGGGGCGGGCCCGACATCAACGATGCGCAGCGCGATTACGCTGCGTCGGATGTGCGCTTCCTCCACCGGCTGCGCGATGAGCTGGCCGTGCGGCTGGAGCGCGAAGGGCGCACCGAGCTGGCGCAATCCTGCTTTGACTTCCTGCCGACCCGTGCGTTGCTGGATATAGCCGGTTGGGACGGACGTGACATATTCAGCCACAATGAAGGTTTCTACGCCTAG